Below is a window of Pseudomonas monteilii DNA.
GAACTTCTCGACGGTCTCGGTCAGCTCCAGCGGCTGGCGAACAACCATGCGAGCGGTTTCGCGGCCGAAGAAGGTGTCCAGAGGACGGTTGTTGATGGAGATGTTACCGGTGCCCGGACGCAGGAAAACGCGAGCGGTTGCGGTCTTGCGACGGCCAGTGCCGTAATTTTGAGTCGCCGACATAATGAACTATTCCGTTAAATCTTCAGTTCTTGGGGCTGCTGAGCAGTATGAGGGTGGTTAGCGCCCGCATAGACCTTCAGCTTACGGTACATGTCGCGACCCAGCGGGTTCTTAGGCAGCATGCCTTTGACCGCGGTCTCGATCACGCGCTCAGGGGCCTTGGCGATCAGCTTCTCGAAGCTGATTTCCTTGATGCCGCCCGGGAAACCGGAGTGGGAGTAGTACATTTTGTCCGAAGACTTGGCACCAGTGACACGTACCTGCTCGGCGTTGATGACGACGATGTAGTCGCCGGTGTCAACGTGAGGGGTGTACTCTGCCTTGTGCTTGCCGCGCAGGCGCAGTGCGATTTCGGTAGCCAGACGACCCAGGGTCTGACCAGCGGCGTCGACCACGAACCAGTCGCGCTTTACTGTTTCTGGTTTAGCAGTAAAAGTTTTCATTCTTTATAGCCTCAAGGGCCGCCCAGCGAAAATAAGACGGCGGATCTTACTGGATAGTGCTTCGCTTGACAAGACAAGCGCGCAGCCGCATAGGGACGCTATCGGGGGCTCGGGTCAGCGCGTCCAATATTCGGCAGGGTTCCTTCGTGGGTGGTGCATCACTCCCACCGCACTGAGAGGGTGAGGA
It encodes the following:
- a CDS encoding 50S ribosomal protein L13 translates to MKTFTAKPETVKRDWFVVDAAGQTLGRLATEIALRLRGKHKAEYTPHVDTGDYIVVINAEQVRVTGAKSSDKMYYSHSGFPGGIKEISFEKLIAKAPERVIETAVKGMLPKNPLGRDMYRKLKVYAGANHPHTAQQPQELKI